A portion of the Vreelandella subglaciescola genome contains these proteins:
- a CDS encoding Fe2+-dependent dioxygenase → MMLHVPEVLDKAQVAECRELLLKAQWQDGKATAGFQSAMAKDNLQLPEDSDVARHLAQVVSAAVKRHPLFIAGALPAHVFPPLFNCYQGGQSFGLHVDNSMRMDHSRGEYLRTDLSATLFFNEPETYEGGELIVEDTYGAHSVKLPAGDLILYPSSSLHRVTPVTQGARLGAFFWIQSMVRDEGQRSLLFDLDTSIQQIHQQLGADHASSVQLTGVYHNLLRRWGL, encoded by the coding sequence ATGATGCTTCACGTTCCCGAGGTGCTCGACAAGGCCCAGGTGGCCGAGTGCCGCGAGCTTTTGCTCAAAGCCCAATGGCAGGACGGCAAGGCCACCGCGGGCTTTCAGTCGGCCATGGCCAAGGATAACCTGCAGCTGCCCGAAGACTCTGATGTGGCTCGGCATCTGGCGCAAGTCGTCAGCGCGGCGGTCAAACGCCACCCGCTGTTTATCGCCGGCGCGCTGCCGGCGCATGTGTTTCCGCCGCTGTTCAACTGTTATCAGGGCGGGCAGTCGTTCGGACTGCATGTGGATAACTCAATGCGCATGGATCACAGCCGCGGTGAATACCTGCGCACGGATTTATCCGCGACGCTGTTTTTCAACGAGCCGGAGACCTACGAAGGCGGCGAGCTGATTGTGGAAGACACCTACGGTGCGCACAGCGTCAAGCTGCCGGCGGGGGATTTGATTCTCTACCCGTCATCAAGCCTCCACCGCGTCACGCCGGTTACCCAGGGCGCGCGCCTCGGCGCGTTTTTCTGGATACAAAGCATGGTGCGCGACGAAGGCCAGCGCAGCCTGCTGTTTGATCTGGATACCTCGATCCAGCAGATCCACCAGCAGCTCGGCGCCGACCACGCTTCAAGCGTCCAGCTCACCGGCGTTTACCACAACCTGCTACGCCGCTGGGGGCTTTGA
- a CDS encoding DUF1090 domain-containing protein has translation MLKMPAQSFTRSATTVAGLLLMLATTPALASSSCEGVKGCDRKFCEIEQQLDIAQENGNKYQVAGLEKALQEAKRHCTDEGLREDLIEDIQDAKEDLAEYKADLREAEEDGDMDDRRKYQQKIEEEKIEIRQLENELSRLD, from the coding sequence ATGCTCAAAATGCCCGCGCAATCATTTACCCGATCAGCCACCACCGTCGCTGGGCTCCTGTTGATGCTGGCAACCACTCCAGCCTTGGCATCGTCAAGCTGTGAGGGCGTCAAAGGCTGCGACAGGAAATTCTGCGAGATAGAACAGCAGCTTGATATTGCTCAGGAAAACGGCAATAAATATCAGGTGGCTGGGTTAGAAAAGGCGCTGCAAGAGGCGAAGCGCCACTGTACTGATGAAGGCCTTCGCGAGGACCTGATCGAAGACATACAAGACGCCAAAGAAGATTTGGCCGAGTATAAGGCCGATCTCAGGGAAGCCGAAGAAGACGGTGACATGGATGACCGTCGCAAGTACCAGCAAAAGATTGAAGAAGAAAAAATCGAAATTAGGCAGCTTGAGAACGAGCTGTCCCGCTTGGACTAA